Proteins co-encoded in one Brassica oleracea var. oleracea cultivar TO1000 chromosome C4, BOL, whole genome shotgun sequence genomic window:
- the LOC106339894 gene encoding protein COFACTOR ASSEMBLY OF COMPLEX C SUBUNIT B CCB3, chloroplastic-like (The sequence of the model RefSeq protein was modified relative to this genomic sequence to represent the inferred CDS: added 44 bases not found in genome assembly): MELSSKKKFKSCSLDVLISNPDSVQLRRVSPPLPFSIQRRFYFLMTTVASGFVSFSLALNLERQIDQDSSNLLLTLHVFSNHLSNSIDFQAKSRRSCPNIRTRSACLPVVSASLTQIEVDTTTTTTSLCSSIVSSKPISEALLNISLADLDPGTAKLAIGILGPALSAFGFLFILRIVISYSKRADATADLSGAIEAGNKETLRSAANEL, encoded by the coding sequence ATGGAGTTATCCTCCAAAAAAAAATTCAAGTCTTGTTCACTCGATGTATTGATCTCAAACCCAGATTCGGTACAACTCCGGCGAGTTTCCCCACCTCTTCCGTTCTCAATCCAGCGACGCTTCTATTTCTTGATGACCACAGTAGCCTCCGGCTTCGTATCTTTCTCGCTGGCGCTGAATCTGGAGAGACAAATCGACCAAGATTCATCAAATCTCCTTCTTACACTACATGTTTTCTCTAACCACCTCTCCAATTCAATAGATTTTCAGGCCAAATCTCGACGGTCATGTCCCAACATCCGAACTCGGTCTGCATGTCTTCCCGTGGTTTCAGCATCGTTAACCCAAATCGAAGTAGACACAACAACAACAACAACAAGCCTCTGTTCAAGTATTGTCTCGTCAAAACCAATCTCGGAGGCCTTGCTTAACATATCTCTAGCAGATCTGGATCCAGGAACTGCAAAGCTTGCGATTGGGATCTTGGGTCCTGCCTTATCAGCTTTCGGGTTTCTCTTTATTTTGAGGATTGTTATCAGTTACTCCAAGAGAGCTGATGCAACTGCAGATTTGAGTGGTGCTATTGAGG
- the LOC106338248 gene encoding uncharacterized protein LOC106338248, whose protein sequence is MKKKGKRKRLMTMLSKRVRKRKKIVRLMSKTRKTVIVRVRRMKKRFEGNMMKKKVKRKRLKPVTKRRRTVRMMRKLKKKWWNLMLKAKMIKQRLKGKRIKKKKLKGKSPKPRSKKRRKTKETPKDNHNEPKVETNRTDETPTPPRGNQTEGTPTPPRGRTKEMAGRRLVTRPMEEEPGKGVEVVAEEAVETEEKNSKKVAEEEKKRKRP, encoded by the exons ATGAAGAAGAAGGGGAAGAGAAAGAGGCTGATGACAATGCTCAGCAAGAGGGTGAGAAAGAGAAAGAAAATAGTGAGGCTGATGAGCAAGACAAGGAAGACAGTGATAGTGAGAGTGAGA CGGATGAAGAAGAGGTTTGAGGGAAACATGATGAAGAAGAAGGTGAAGAGAAAGAGGCTGAAACCAGTGACGAAGAGAAGGAGAACAGTGAGGATGATGAGAAAGTTGAAGAAAAAGTGGTGGAATCTGATGCTGAAGGCGAAGATGATCAAGCAGAGGTTGAAGGGAAAAAGGATCAAGAAGAAGAAGTTGAAGGGAAAGAGTCCGAAACCAAGGAGTAAGAAAAGGAGAAAA ACAAAGGAAACTCCCAAAGATAATCATAATGAGCCAAAGGTTGAGACGAATAGAACCGATGAAACTCCAACACCACCACGTGGGAATCAGACGGAGGGAACTCCCACACCACCACGTGGCAGGACTAAGGAAATGGCTGGGAGGAGACTAGTGACAAGGCCTATGGAGGAAGAACCTGGAAAAGGTGTTGAAGTTGTTGCGGAAGAGGCTGTGGAAACAGAGGAAAAAAACAGCAAGAAAGTTGCAGAAGAAGAGAAAAAGAGGAAGAGGCCGTGA